One window of Leptotrichia hongkongensis genomic DNA carries:
- a CDS encoding Glu/Leu/Phe/Val family dehydrogenase translates to MAKETLNPFEIAQKQIKSACDKLNADPAVYEILKNPMRVLEVSFPVKLDDGTVKTFVGYRSQHNNAVGPFKGGLRFHPGVTRDEVKALSTWMTFKCSVAGIPYGGGKGGMAINPKEYSKAELERISKGFAKAISPIIGEKVDIPAPDVNTNGQIMSWMVDAYEEVAGKSTKGVFTGKPLEFGGSLARTEATGYGVHLTAKKALAKLNIDVKGATYAVQGFGNVGFYTAYYAYKDGAKIVAFSNSNVAVYNENGIDMEAVIKDFEENGRIAANKGYGKDITNNELLELEVDVLAPCALENQITSENADRIKAKVITEGANGPTTPEADEILFKKGIIVIPDILANSGGVVVSYFEWVQNLQSYYWPFEEVQQKEDVLLSTAFEDVWNLADEYKVDLRNAAYMKSIERISKAMKLRGWY, encoded by the coding sequence ATGGCAAAAGAAACATTAAATCCATTTGAGATTGCTCAAAAACAAATCAAATCAGCTTGTGATAAATTAAATGCAGATCCAGCTGTTTATGAAATTTTAAAAAATCCAATGAGAGTATTGGAAGTATCGTTCCCAGTAAAATTAGACGACGGAACAGTTAAAACATTTGTAGGATACAGATCGCAGCACAACAATGCAGTAGGTCCTTTTAAAGGTGGACTTAGATTTCATCCAGGTGTAACAAGAGATGAAGTAAAGGCATTGTCTACTTGGATGACATTTAAATGTTCAGTAGCAGGAATCCCTTATGGTGGTGGAAAAGGTGGAATGGCAATTAACCCTAAAGAATATTCTAAAGCTGAGTTAGAAAGAATCTCTAAAGGTTTTGCAAAAGCAATTTCACCAATCATTGGAGAAAAAGTTGACATACCAGCTCCAGACGTTAACACAAATGGACAAATCATGTCCTGGATGGTTGACGCTTATGAAGAAGTTGCAGGAAAATCAACAAAAGGTGTATTCACAGGAAAACCTTTAGAATTTGGAGGATCACTTGCAAGAACAGAAGCCACTGGATACGGAGTTCATTTAACAGCTAAAAAAGCATTAGCAAAATTAAACATTGATGTTAAAGGAGCAACATATGCTGTACAAGGATTTGGAAATGTTGGATTCTATACAGCTTATTATGCATATAAAGATGGTGCAAAAATTGTAGCATTTTCGAATTCAAATGTTGCAGTTTACAATGAAAATGGAATCGACATGGAAGCTGTAATAAAAGATTTTGAAGAAAATGGACGTATTGCAGCAAACAAAGGATATGGAAAAGATATTACAAATAATGAATTGTTAGAATTAGAAGTTGATGTTTTAGCACCATGTGCCTTAGAAAATCAAATTACTTCTGAAAATGCTGATAGAATTAAAGCAAAAGTAATAACAGAAGGAGCAAATGGACCAACTACTCCAGAAGCTGATGAAATCTTATTCAAAAAAGGAATTATAGTTATTCCTGACATTCTAGCAAACTCAGGTGGAGTTGTAGTTTCATACTTTGAATGGGTACAAAACTTACAAAGTTACTACTGGCCATTTGAAGAAGTTCAACAAAAAGAAGATGTATTATTGTCAACAGCATTTGAAGATGTATGGAACTTAGCGGATGAATACAAAGTAGATTTAAGAAATGCTGCTTATATGAAGAGTATCGAAAGAATTTCAAAAGCAATGAAATTAAGAGGATGGTATTAA
- a CDS encoding PASTA domain-containing protein, with the protein MATRYKFNYGKFFRTIIVLLCLVALIRFGKDVFERHFFNTRLTVIPDVMNLDKKDAVKYLKKAGLKVKVINSKTEKVPLDTVYNQDPRPGKEVKVNRVIRIWVNNGEDVKVPNIIGLELLEARSRLKGQNIQIETIDYYPSNQKYNTILGVYPKPGTKLEINQKISILVSSQQMVDPSVMPNITGLDLNDARELLKQIGLDIGNISRTSDPTLPVNTIISTDPAAGTKIQRGQKISIVLNTGAAPKKREKSTEEIINQSQEEIDNQEIEKIIDNTINKIDQQGSEQKNNGNTQSPPRNNTQGGGNNNSSGGDNGDE; encoded by the coding sequence ATGGCCACAAGATATAAATTTAATTATGGAAAATTTTTTAGAACTATTATTGTACTGCTTTGTTTAGTGGCATTAATAAGATTTGGAAAAGATGTTTTTGAACGTCATTTTTTTAACACTAGGCTTACAGTTATTCCTGATGTTATGAACCTTGACAAGAAGGATGCTGTAAAATATTTGAAAAAAGCTGGGTTGAAAGTCAAAGTTATTAATTCCAAAACAGAAAAAGTACCACTGGATACGGTTTATAACCAAGATCCACGTCCAGGTAAGGAAGTTAAAGTAAACAGAGTTATAAGAATCTGGGTAAATAATGGAGAAGATGTAAAAGTCCCTAATATTATCGGATTAGAACTGCTTGAAGCAAGATCTCGGTTAAAAGGGCAAAATATTCAAATAGAAACAATTGATTATTATCCATCTAACCAGAAATATAATACAATTTTAGGAGTTTATCCAAAACCAGGTACAAAACTTGAGATTAACCAAAAAATTTCAATACTGGTTTCTTCACAGCAAATGGTAGATCCGTCAGTTATGCCAAATATAACAGGACTTGACTTAAACGATGCGAGAGAATTGTTAAAACAAATTGGACTTGATATTGGAAATATTTCACGTACAAGTGACCCAACATTGCCTGTAAATACGATTATTTCTACAGATCCTGCAGCTGGAACGAAGATTCAGAGAGGACAGAAAATATCAATTGTGTTAAATACTGGAGCTGCTCCGAAAAAACGTGAAAAATCAACTGAGGAAATTATCAACCAGTCTCAAGAAGAAATAGATAATCAGGAAATTGAGAAAATCATTGATAACACAATTAACAAAATAGATCAGCAAGGTTCTGAACAGAAGAATAATGGAAATACACAATCTCCTCCACGTAATAATACACAAGGTGGCGGAAATAACAATTCCAGCGGTGGAGATAATGGTGATGAATAG
- the rsgA gene encoding ribosome small subunit-dependent GTPase A, which yields MDENSKNLNEENIYECKLRGTLKVKNDKMNCIIGDCVEFDEKEKVIEKIEKRKNFLYRPLIANIDFIGILFAIKSPNFDFINFQKMLLNANSQNIPVVLILSKIDLVSEEELEEFLNKFRKIFRDTISVFPISTQTNTGLTKLKQYINEKSVVVSGPSGAGKSTLINTLIGEEILTTNDISEKTKKGRHTTIESRFFMPAPHSYIIDTPGFSTLDFPKLEEKKELEKLFPEFLEFIPDCKFRDCIHVNEPNCAIKENVENGNISKERYDFYLYSLENIRFLKYT from the coding sequence TTGGATGAAAATTCCAAAAATTTAAATGAAGAAAATATTTATGAATGTAAATTACGTGGAACTTTAAAAGTAAAAAATGATAAAATGAATTGTATTATCGGAGACTGTGTAGAATTTGACGAAAAGGAAAAAGTTATTGAAAAAATTGAAAAAAGAAAAAACTTTTTATATCGTCCACTTATTGCAAATATTGATTTTATCGGTATTCTTTTTGCAATAAAAAGCCCAAATTTTGATTTTATAAATTTTCAGAAAATGCTCTTAAATGCAAACTCTCAAAATATTCCGGTTGTACTAATCTTATCCAAGATTGACTTAGTTTCAGAAGAAGAGCTGGAAGAATTTTTAAATAAATTCAGAAAAATTTTTAGAGATACGATTTCTGTTTTTCCGATTTCTACACAAACAAATACTGGTCTTACAAAATTGAAGCAATATATAAATGAAAAATCTGTTGTAGTTTCAGGACCGTCGGGAGCTGGAAAATCCACGCTTATTAATACTTTGATTGGAGAAGAAATACTAACTACAAACGATATTAGCGAGAAAACTAAAAAAGGGCGTCATACTACGATAGAAAGTCGATTTTTTATGCCAGCTCCACATTCATACATAATAGACACGCCAGGATTCTCAACACTTGATTTTCCTAAGCTGGAAGAAAAAAAAGAACTGGAAAAATTATTTCCAGAGTTTCTCGAATTTATTCCTGACTGTAAATTTCGAGATTGCATTCACGTAAATGAACCAAATTGTGCGATTAAGGAAAATGTAGAAAATGGCAATATTTCAAAAGAACGGTATGATTTTTATTTATACTCGCTTGAAAATATACGGTTTTTAAAATATACCTAA
- the rpe gene encoding ribulose-phosphate 3-epimerase yields the protein MDKKIIIAPSLLAADFSKLKEEITEVEKLGAEYLHLDVMDGNFVPNISFGAPVISSLRKHSNLVFDVHLMVNEPDYLIKDFAEFSDIITIHAEATKHLNRTIQLIKSFGKKVGVALNPSTPLDVIKYDLDNIDMVLIMTVNPGFGGQKFIPEMIQKIKDLRKINKNIDIEVDGGINDKTAKLVKETGANVLVAGSYIFSGNYKEKIDSLK from the coding sequence ATGGATAAAAAAATTATAATAGCACCTTCGCTGCTTGCTGCAGACTTTAGTAAGCTAAAGGAAGAAATCACAGAAGTGGAAAAACTTGGAGCAGAATATCTGCATTTAGACGTTATGGATGGAAATTTTGTTCCAAATATCAGCTTTGGAGCTCCTGTCATTTCATCTTTACGAAAACATAGCAACCTTGTGTTTGATGTGCATCTGATGGTAAACGAACCAGATTATTTAATAAAAGATTTTGCTGAATTTTCAGACATAATTACAATCCATGCCGAAGCTACAAAGCACTTGAACAGAACAATCCAGTTAATAAAATCTTTTGGGAAAAAAGTAGGTGTCGCATTAAATCCATCTACGCCACTGGATGTTATAAAATATGACTTGGATAACATTGATATGGTTCTAATTATGACTGTGAATCCCGGTTTTGGAGGGCAAAAATTCATTCCTGAAATGATACAGAAAATAAAAGATTTGCGAAAAATTAACAAAAACATTGATATTGAAGTGGATGGTGGAATAAATGACAAAACTGCTAAGCTGGTAAAAGAAACTGGGGCAAATGTGCTGGTTGCAGGTTCCTATATTTTTAGTGGAAATTATAAAGAAAAAATTGATTCCCTGAAATAA
- a CDS encoding MarR family winged helix-turn-helix transcriptional regulator — translation MYEKIENLLDKFYKTYYKIEEINLNQVIKCLTTSELHIIEAIGENEITMNELSDKLGITMGTASVAVNKLTDKQFLERYRSDIDRRKVFVKLTSKGKVALNYHGDFHSNILEKITDDIPQKKLDTFIEVFETIVKNLDKVKKDIQPESILNFEKNDLVQVSSIKGSTAIRKYLNEKGVMIKSLIKILNIDKYLITLIVDGDEKVLNIEDAENIMVRKNTL, via the coding sequence ATGTATGAAAAAATAGAAAATCTATTAGATAAATTTTATAAAACATATTACAAAATTGAAGAAATAAATTTAAATCAGGTAATTAAATGTTTAACTACATCTGAGCTTCATATTATTGAAGCTATTGGAGAAAATGAAATTACAATGAATGAATTATCTGATAAATTGGGCATTACAATGGGAACTGCCTCAGTTGCAGTAAACAAGCTGACTGATAAACAATTTTTAGAACGCTATCGATCAGATATTGATAGACGTAAAGTTTTTGTAAAACTAACTTCAAAAGGAAAAGTTGCATTAAACTATCACGGAGATTTTCACTCAAACATTCTAGAAAAAATCACAGACGATATTCCACAAAAAAAACTGGACACATTTATCGAAGTTTTTGAAACAATCGTAAAAAACCTAGATAAAGTCAAAAAAGACATTCAACCTGAATCAATCTTAAATTTTGAAAAAAATGATTTAGTCCAAGTCTCTTCAATCAAAGGAAGTACTGCAATTAGAAAATACCTAAACGAAAAAGGCGTTATGATAAAATCACTTATAAAAATTTTAAATATTGATAAATATTTAATAACTTTAATTGTTGATGGGGATGAAAAAGTTTTAAATATCGAGGATGCAGAAAATATTATGGTTAGGAAAAATACGCTTTAA
- a CDS encoding Rqc2 family fibronectin-binding protein, which translates to MLYLDGIGISFLIKEIKEKILRYKLTKIFQYDRVSFSLFFGKNNLIFQVKDNSTIFYLKDEKDPNTDFQSKFLLSLKKYLQNSILINIRQEGFDRIVYFDFEKLNQFGDVEKYTLIIEIMGKASNIFLTSKDKILSALYFTSIDVGNRVIMTGAKYTLPFEEKKISPIYLEAENFPFETESFMEKIEGVGRAFALECSQDYDTFKKYLSSYKPVMYEILNRGKIQKVLTYNEFSEFSQKENKNLESENENGRKYFETLNDGLNAYFKTTITSNVISEKKKNLLKYVDSQIKKFKKIEKNIKIDLKKNENFENYKNIGDILAANMHQIKYGMKKVTVFDFYNNQEITINLDPLLSPNDNLNFYYNKYNKGKRTISALNSRFLDIQNEIKYFEEIKMFIEKENDFIGIEEIENELNLTNNGNKSKNKIKLNKPKKRELLSFDYKGFQIFVGRNNKENEEISFSKGQPNDIWLHIKDIPGSHVLILRNNQELPNDVLLHAANLACEYSKAKKGDKVTVDYCERKFVKKIKNSKPGNVIYTNFHSLLIDVQ; encoded by the coding sequence ATGCTTTATTTAGATGGAATTGGGATTTCATTTTTGATAAAAGAAATAAAAGAAAAAATATTACGATATAAACTGACAAAGATTTTCCAATATGACAGAGTTTCATTTTCACTCTTTTTTGGAAAAAATAACTTAATTTTTCAAGTAAAGGACAATTCAACGATTTTTTATTTAAAAGATGAAAAAGATCCAAATACTGATTTTCAGTCAAAATTTTTATTGTCATTAAAAAAATATCTGCAAAATTCAATTTTGATAAATATCAGACAAGAAGGTTTTGACAGGATTGTTTATTTTGACTTTGAGAAGTTAAATCAGTTTGGAGATGTGGAAAAATATACGTTAATTATTGAGATTATGGGAAAAGCGAGCAATATTTTTCTGACTAGCAAGGACAAAATTTTGTCTGCGCTTTATTTTACTTCAATTGATGTTGGGAACCGTGTTATTATGACTGGTGCAAAATATACGTTGCCATTTGAGGAAAAAAAGATTTCACCTATCTATCTGGAAGCTGAAAATTTTCCATTTGAAACAGAATCTTTTATGGAAAAAATTGAAGGTGTGGGGCGTGCCTTTGCACTGGAATGTTCGCAGGATTATGATACTTTCAAAAAATATTTATCCAGCTACAAACCAGTAATGTACGAAATCTTAAATCGTGGAAAAATCCAGAAAGTGCTAACCTACAATGAATTTTCTGAATTTAGTCAAAAGGAAAATAAAAATTTGGAAAGTGAAAATGAAAATGGAAGAAAATATTTTGAAACCTTAAATGATGGGTTAAACGCTTATTTTAAAACAACTATTACTTCCAATGTTATTAGTGAAAAAAAGAAAAACTTGCTAAAATATGTTGACTCTCAAATAAAAAAATTCAAAAAAATTGAAAAAAATATAAAAATTGACTTGAAAAAAAATGAAAATTTTGAAAATTATAAAAATATCGGGGATATTTTGGCAGCAAATATGCACCAAATAAAATACGGAATGAAAAAAGTTACAGTTTTTGACTTTTATAACAATCAGGAAATTACAATAAATTTGGATCCGCTCTTATCTCCAAACGATAATCTGAATTTTTATTATAATAAATATAATAAGGGAAAACGAACTATTTCAGCCTTAAATTCTAGATTTTTAGATATTCAAAACGAAATAAAATATTTTGAAGAAATAAAAATGTTTATCGAAAAAGAAAATGATTTTATTGGAATTGAAGAAATTGAAAATGAACTGAATTTAACAAATAATGGAAATAAATCAAAAAATAAAATTAAATTGAACAAACCAAAAAAACGTGAACTATTGTCATTTGACTACAAAGGCTTTCAAATTTTTGTTGGTAGAAACAATAAGGAAAATGAGGAAATTTCCTTTTCCAAAGGACAACCGAATGACATTTGGTTGCACATAAAGGATATTCCTGGAAGCCATGTCCTTATTTTACGAAATAATCAAGAACTTCCAAACGATGTTCTTTTGCATGCCGCAAACCTTGCATGTGAGTATTCTAAAGCGAAAAAAGGCGACAAAGTTACTGTTGATTACTGTGAAAGAAAATTTGTAAAAAAAATAAAAAACAGTAAACCCGGAAATGTTATTTATACAAACTTTCACTCTTTATTAATTGATGTTCAATAA
- a CDS encoding HPr family phosphocarrier protein, giving the protein MASKTVTMTNPTGLHTRPGGVFVAKAKEFESTVEVENEGKKVNGKSLLKLLSIGIKNGSEVTVYAEGPDADQAVEVLGELLATIRD; this is encoded by the coding sequence ATGGCAAGTAAAACAGTTACTATGACAAATCCTACAGGATTACATACAAGACCAGGTGGAGTATTTGTTGCTAAAGCAAAAGAATTTGAAAGTACAGTAGAAGTTGAAAATGAAGGAAAAAAAGTAAACGGAAAATCTTTATTAAAACTATTATCAATTGGGATCAAAAATGGTTCAGAAGTTACAGTTTACGCTGAAGGACCTGATGCTGATCAAGCAGTTGAAGTTTTAGGAGAATTATTAGCAACTATTAGAGACTAA
- a CDS encoding CTP synthase, whose amino-acid sequence MNTHNDSTKYIFVTGGVVSSLGKGIVASSLGRLLKERGYKVTIQKFDPYINVDPGTMSPYQHGEVFVTEDGAETDLDLGHYERFINENLTKYNNLTTGKIMSKIIAKERRGEFLGGTVQTVPHMTDEIKYNVIKAAEENNSDIVITEIGGTIGDIESDPFIEAIRQLKREVGRENIAYIHVTLLPYLKAAGELKTKPTQHSVKMLQGLGISPDVIVVRSEHPVDENIKKKISIFCDIDEEAVIESLDAKSLYEIPLTMEKLGLADVICKHFKIKNEKPLLTEWTKMVEKFKNPKKIVKVAVVGKYIELKDAYISIHESIEHAGFNLDTKVEIDYFKAGEFDVKKLADYDGILVPGGFGDRGVDGKVEAIKFARENNIPFFGICLGMQMACVEFARNVLGYKDATSTEFEKDTSYPIISLMEEQKGLKDMGGTMRLGAYPCVLKDDSLAANIYGKTEITERHRHRYEFNNAYREEFEKAGMDIVGLSPDGNYVEVIEIKNHPYFIASQYHPEFKSRPNRPHPLFTGWIKAALKKRSEK is encoded by the coding sequence ATGAATACACATAATGATTCAACAAAATATATATTTGTTACAGGTGGAGTTGTTTCATCGCTTGGAAAAGGAATTGTGGCTTCTTCTTTAGGAAGATTGCTAAAAGAGAGAGGATATAAGGTTACAATTCAGAAATTTGATCCATATATAAATGTTGATCCAGGAACTATGAGTCCTTATCAGCATGGGGAAGTTTTTGTTACAGAAGATGGAGCAGAAACTGACTTGGATTTGGGGCATTATGAGAGATTTATCAATGAGAATTTGACAAAGTATAATAATTTGACAACTGGAAAAATTATGTCAAAAATTATTGCAAAAGAGCGTCGTGGGGAATTTTTAGGAGGAACTGTGCAAACTGTGCCTCACATGACAGATGAAATTAAGTACAATGTTATAAAAGCTGCTGAGGAGAATAACTCTGATATTGTAATTACTGAGATTGGTGGGACAATTGGGGATATTGAAAGTGATCCGTTTATTGAAGCAATTCGTCAGTTGAAAAGAGAAGTTGGAAGAGAAAATATTGCTTACATTCATGTAACATTATTGCCTTATTTAAAAGCAGCAGGAGAATTGAAGACAAAACCTACACAACATAGCGTAAAAATGCTTCAAGGGCTTGGAATCTCGCCAGATGTGATTGTAGTGAGAAGTGAACATCCTGTTGATGAAAATATTAAGAAAAAAATCTCGATTTTCTGTGATATTGATGAAGAGGCAGTGATTGAATCGCTTGATGCTAAAAGTCTTTACGAAATACCATTAACTATGGAAAAATTAGGGCTTGCCGATGTAATTTGTAAACATTTTAAAATAAAAAATGAAAAGCCGTTACTGACTGAATGGACTAAAATGGTAGAAAAATTCAAAAACCCTAAAAAGATTGTAAAAGTAGCAGTTGTTGGAAAATATATTGAATTAAAAGATGCTTATATCAGTATTCATGAATCAATCGAGCATGCTGGGTTTAATCTTGATACAAAAGTTGAAATTGATTATTTTAAGGCTGGAGAATTTGATGTGAAAAAACTGGCTGATTATGATGGAATTTTAGTGCCAGGTGGATTTGGTGACAGAGGAGTAGATGGAAAAGTTGAAGCGATAAAATTTGCAAGAGAAAATAACATTCCATTCTTTGGAATTTGTCTTGGAATGCAAATGGCTTGTGTGGAATTTGCAAGAAATGTACTTGGCTATAAAGATGCAACTTCGACAGAATTTGAAAAAGACACTTCATATCCAATTATAAGCCTTATGGAAGAACAAAAAGGTCTGAAAGATATGGGAGGGACAATGCGTCTTGGAGCATATCCATGTGTATTAAAAGACGATAGCTTGGCTGCAAATATATATGGAAAAACTGAAATAACTGAAAGACATAGACATAGATACGAATTTAATAATGCTTACAGGGAAGAATTTGAAAAAGCTGGAATGGATATTGTAGGATTATCTCCAGATGGAAATTATGTGGAAGTAATCGAAATAAAAAACCATCCATATTTTATAGCATCACAATACCATCCAGAATTTAAAAGCCGTCCAAATCGTCCACATCCATTGTTTACAGGCTGGATAAAAGCGGCATTAAAGAAACGAAGCGAAAAATAA
- a CDS encoding class II fructose-bisphosphate aldolase, whose protein sequence is MKYHFKDLGLSNTKEMFAKANKEGYAVPAFNFNNMEQLQGIIEACVEEGSPVILQVSTGARKYIGKEMLPWLAKAATAYVEASGSDIPVALHLDHGPNFAEAKDCIEYGFSSVMYDGSHHPYDENVAEAKQVADFAHQHDVTVEAELGVLAGIEDDVVAAEHVYTQPDEVEDFVTKTGVDSLAIAIGTSHGAHKFKPGDDPKLRLDILEEIEKRIPGFPIVLHGSSAVPHQFVEMINQYGGKIADAIGIPDSELRKAAKSAVAKINVDTDGRLAFTAGIREVFAKNPGEFDPRKYVGPAKDYMKEYYKDKIRNVFGSNGAYKAGAAR, encoded by the coding sequence ATGAAATATCATTTTAAAGATTTAGGATTAAGCAACACTAAAGAAATGTTTGCTAAAGCAAATAAAGAAGGTTACGCAGTACCTGCTTTTAACTTTAACAACATGGAACAATTACAAGGAATTATCGAAGCGTGCGTTGAAGAAGGATCACCAGTAATTCTTCAAGTATCAACAGGTGCAAGAAAATATATTGGTAAAGAAATGTTACCTTGGCTTGCAAAAGCTGCAACAGCTTATGTAGAAGCATCAGGATCAGACATTCCAGTAGCATTGCACTTGGATCATGGTCCAAATTTTGCTGAAGCAAAAGACTGTATCGAATACGGATTCTCTTCAGTAATGTATGATGGATCTCACCACCCTTACGATGAAAACGTTGCAGAAGCAAAACAAGTTGCTGATTTTGCTCATCAACACGATGTTACAGTTGAAGCTGAATTAGGAGTTTTAGCTGGAATCGAAGACGATGTAGTAGCAGCAGAACATGTTTATACTCAACCTGATGAAGTTGAAGACTTCGTAACAAAAACAGGAGTTGATTCATTAGCAATCGCAATTGGAACTTCTCACGGAGCCCACAAATTCAAACCAGGAGACGATCCTAAATTAAGATTGGATATCTTGGAAGAAATTGAAAAAAGAATACCTGGATTCCCAATCGTATTACATGGTTCATCAGCAGTACCTCACCAATTTGTTGAAATGATTAACCAATATGGTGGAAAAATTGCAGATGCAATTGGTATCCCTGATTCAGAATTAAGAAAAGCAGCTAAATCAGCAGTAGCTAAAATTAATGTAGATACTGATGGAAGATTGGCTTTCACAGCAGGAATCAGAGAAGTATTCGCTAAAAACCCAGGAGAATTTGATCCTAGAAAATATGTAGGACCTGCAAAAGACTACATGAAAGAATATTACAAAGATAAAATCAGAAATGTATTTGGATCAAATGGAGCTTACAAAGCTGGAGCTGCAAGATAA
- a CDS encoding glycoside hydrolase family 25 protein, whose protein sequence is MEKFIKFLVIMIIGGGIVGFLELSGYLYHNDILVELAGYKVHGLDISHHQEKVNWTLVDKKYKFIILKATEGQNFLDTDFLYNWNNARLNGFVVGAYHFFVMTSSGEAQADFYISKVPDSEKTLPPIIDLEISTKKYKKPDVIEHLRVMVEKLEKHYKKRVIFYVNYNTYNAYIKGEFPENKIWITDYKYFPKIDEDNRWIIWQVSRRGRIEGIPGFTDKNVLRKGMTVEELINQSKIN, encoded by the coding sequence ATGGAAAAATTTATAAAATTTTTGGTAATTATGATAATTGGTGGAGGTATAGTGGGGTTTCTAGAACTTAGTGGTTATTTATATCATAATGATATTTTGGTAGAATTAGCTGGATATAAAGTTCATGGGCTGGATATTTCACATCATCAGGAAAAAGTGAATTGGACTCTTGTTGATAAAAAATATAAATTTATCATTTTAAAAGCGACAGAAGGACAGAATTTTCTTGATACGGATTTTTTATATAATTGGAATAACGCTAGATTAAATGGATTTGTAGTTGGAGCATATCATTTTTTTGTAATGACTAGCAGTGGAGAAGCACAAGCGGATTTTTACATAAGTAAAGTCCCTGATTCTGAGAAAACATTACCTCCAATTATTGATCTTGAAATTTCTACAAAAAAATACAAAAAACCAGATGTAATTGAGCATTTGAGAGTTATGGTTGAAAAACTTGAAAAACATTATAAAAAAAGAGTAATTTTCTATGTGAATTATAACACTTATAATGCATACATAAAAGGTGAATTTCCTGAAAATAAAATTTGGATTACAGATTATAAATATTTTCCTAAAATAGACGAAGATAATAGGTGGATAATTTGGCAAGTTTCAAGACGTGGCAGAATTGAAGGAATCCCAGGATTTACAGATAAAAATGTACTTAGAAAAGGAATGACAGTGGAAGAACTCATAAATCAAAGTAAAATAAATTAA